In the genome of Archangium lipolyticum, the window GCCGCTGGCGGTCATCCTGGAGCTGTACTCGGGCACCTTCGCCCTCAAGCACGACCAGGCCCGCGCCGAGGCCGAGCAGCTGCGCGCCGCCGTGCAGGCCCACATCCTGGAGCAGCAGGAGCGGGACGTGGGCCGGCTGTCGCAGGCGATGGTGCAGATCCTCGGCTACAACCACGACATCAACAACGCGCTGATGAGCGCGAGCGCCGCGGCGGACATCCTCTCCGTCATGGGCGTGCAGAGGAACGCGCTGCCGCGTGCCGAGTTCGAGGAGCTGGTGCGCGAGCTCAACGAGGGCCTCACGCGCATCCGCGAGATGGTGCTGGAGATACGGCAGAAGGGCCGGCGCTCGGTGAGCAGTGATCCGGAGAACGTGCACATCATTCCAGTGCTGGAGTCGGTGCGCACGAGCGTGGGCTGGCGCTTCCCGGACGTGCACATCCAGGTGAAGGTGGAGGAGCAGGCCTCGCACGCGCTGGTGCGCGGGGGCATCACCACGCTGAGGCGGGTGGTGGAGAACCTGGTGCTCAACGCGTGCGAGGGGGATGGCGCGCGAGGCGCGGGGAAGGTGGACATCCTCGCGCGTTCCGAGCCGTACAGCGGGCGGCTGGAGCTGGTCATCGCCGATGATGGCCCGGGCTTCCCGCCGGAGAGACTGAAGATCCCCATCGAGGGGCTGTCCACCACCAAGCCGAACGGCACGGGGCTGGGGCTCTACACCTCCGAGTGCCTCATCCGAGCGAGCGGGGGCACGCTGGAGCGCAACAACCGCCCCGGTGGGGGGGCGCAGTTGCGAATCCTCCTGCCGCGCGAGCTGAGATGAGCGCAGGCGCGGTCTTCCGGGAGGCCCTGCGCGAGCTGCGCCGGTACGGGCTGCCGGAAGAGGCCGAGCGGGACGTGCTGGTGGCGATGGAGGCGGGACGGCCCGGGCCGCTGGCGCTGCTGTACGCGGCGGGAGCCGAGGCGGGGCTGGGACGCGAGGTGTTGCTGCGGCGCTCGGCGGGCCTGTTCTTCTGCGCATGCGCGGCCAACCTGGCGGACGACCTGGCGGACGGCGAGTGCACGTACCTGGCGGAGCCCTGGCGGGTGGGACCCGGGGTGCAGTTCGCGTTGCAGTCGCTGTGCTTCGCCACGCTGGCCTGGACGGAGCTCCCCGCGCCGGTGCTGGCGGAGGTGGCGGATGCGATGGTGATGGCGGCGGGGCTGCAGGTGCTCGAGGTGCACACCGCCACGTGGACGGCACCGCGCTACGAGCAGGTGGCCGAGGGAATCGCGGGGAAGCAGTGGGCGCTGTACTTGAAGGTGCTGTGGGAGGGCACGGCGCTGGCGGAGCGCGCGGTGGAGGTGGGGCGGAGCCTGGGCGTGGCGGCGCACGTGGCCGAGGACATCCGCTCGGGGGACACGCGCTTCCACGGCATGCCCGAGGAGGATCAGCACGAGGTGCTGGCCTGGGCGCGGAGGGCGGTGGACACCGTGCGCGGAGCGGCCCTGAGCAGCCTGGACGCGGTGCTGCGCACTGTGGAGCCCATCCTCAACAAGCCCCACTGATTCGTACCGCGCCAACTCTCCCTCTCCCCCTGGGAGAGGGAGGAGAGGGGCAGGAGAATTTCCGCCCCGGAGACTGAGCAGGCGGGCAGGCGTACTCCCACGGGCATCCCCATCTTCATCCTCTCAGAGCAGCGGAGGAGCAGATGGAGATCGTCGAGGAACCGAAGCCCGAGCGAGCCGACCCCCTGACCTCGGGCCTGGCCGTGGCGCAGGGCGCCTTCTATCTCGCCACGGGCGTGTGGCCCATCGTCCACCTGCGCAGCTTCGAGGCCGTGACGGGACCCAAGCTCGAGGGCTGGCTGGTGAAGACGGTGGGAGCGCTCATCGCGGTCGTCGGGGGCACGCTGCTGGCCGCGGGACTGCGCCGCCGCGTGAGCCCCGAGCTCAAACTGTTGGCCACGGGCAGCGCCGCGTCGCTCGCGGCGGTGGACGTCATCTACTCGCCCCAGCGCATCTCACCCGTGTACCTGCTGGATGCGGTCGCCGAGGGTGTGCTCATCGCCGGCTGGTGCGTGGCCGGGGCGCGAACCTGGAAGCGCCAGGGCGTCCAGCCTCCTCCACCCCAGTACACCTCTCCAGAGGACGCGGCCGGCTTCCCCACGTAGCACGGGCCCTCACGGCGTGATGAACCAGACCAGCGCCTCGCGGACGATGTCGGACGGAACGGTGTGGGGCCCGTCGAACTCGCGGTAGCGCACCGTGTAGCCCGCGTCCTTCACCCGCGAGGCGATGCTCCGTCCGCAATCCGCGACGGGCAACACCGGGTCCTCCGACCCGTGGGAGATGAACAGCTCCGGCCTGCCGCGCAGCATCGCCGGTTCCGCGAAGCCCGGCGAGAACGCCACCACGTGGCTGAACAGGTCTCCATTGGTGAGCCCCAGGGACAGCGCGAACGACGCCCCGTCCGAGAAGCCCGCGAGGACGAGGTGCCTTGGGTCCACCGCGTAGCGCTCGAAGACGTACACCAGCGCCCGGTCGATGAAGGTGACGTCTGGCCCATACCCCCCATCGAGCAGGACGATGTCCCACGTGTGGACGCGGGACTCCGGCGCGAGCAGGAGGAGACCCGCCCCGTCCGCCAGCTCCAGCCATGGCTCCAGGGCCTCGCGCGCGGTGCCCTTCGAGCCGTGCAGCATCACCAGCAACGGCGCGGGCCGGTCCGCCCGGTACCCCTCGGGCACGTAGAGGAGCCCGTCCCGCTCACCGCCAAACCCCAACGGCCGCAGGCCCCGCTCCGGAGCCTCCACCGTGGGAGCACCCGGACGCGAGAGCAGCCTTCCCACCTCGTACTTCTCGCTCGAGCTCGTGGCCGGCGGAGCTCCGTCCGCCGACTCCTTCATGAGCACGTGCTCGCACGCCAGGAAAAGCACCGCCGCGAAACCTCCTCCACCCAGGACGAGCACGAGCCTCCGGAGTGCCCAGATGATGCGGGTGGGTACCTTCATGTCATCACCGCCAGAACGGACCGCAATCCCCGGTGGAGCAGACCAGCACCCGGTGGGTGATGTCTACAGGCGCACCACGAACGCGACCCCGCCCCCCCGGCCCGAGGGGTCCACCAACGGCAGCAGCCGCGCCTGATGGCGAATGTTCATCACCAGGAGGGATGTATCGAAGAGGAGCAGGAAGGCCCCCTGCAGAAGCAACGCGTGCCCCCAGCCCTCGAGGCGCTCGGAGCCCACGCGCAGGCCCCGCTCCCGGAGGTACAGGCCGAGCAATCCCGACGCCACGTCCAGCGTGATGCCCACCAGCAGGCCGCGCTCCAGCAACCCGCCCCGGAAGAGGCTCTGCCGCAGGTCCAACCGCTCCGGGTCCTGCGCGGCCAGCAGGGCGAAGCTGCCGAGGGCCGCCCCCAGCACGGGCACGTTGAAGAGGGCATTCATCTGGTGGAAGC includes:
- a CDS encoding alpha/beta hydrolase — protein: MKVPTRIIWALRRLVLVLGGGGFAAVLFLACEHVLMKESADGAPPATSSSEKYEVGRLLSRPGAPTVEAPERGLRPLGFGGERDGLLYVPEGYRADRPAPLLVMLHGSKGTAREALEPWLELADGAGLLLLAPESRVHTWDIVLLDGGYGPDVTFIDRALVYVFERYAVDPRHLVLAGFSDGASFALSLGLTNGDLFSHVVAFSPGFAEPAMLRGRPELFISHGSEDPVLPVADCGRSIASRVKDAGYTVRYREFDGPHTVPSDIVREALVWFITP
- a CDS encoding sensor histidine kinase, which encodes MTLPTRWRRIVQESFKRWVRSQDTQEVLAASTPQAWLSSAVVIPAVLALATWAPGAKPFFDLPFGKALACLLPALVLGLGFGMMHRGRQHIEDRGWPYVLLGTAALHFFLAALMALAAMPGAMVFAAVLLFTTGYHGRLHRVAPSQPFLALGSVAALGLASLMARDEPHVALFAVMGPLAVILELYSGTFALKHDQARAEAEQLRAAVQAHILEQQERDVGRLSQAMVQILGYNHDINNALMSASAAADILSVMGVQRNALPRAEFEELVRELNEGLTRIREMVLEIRQKGRRSVSSDPENVHIIPVLESVRTSVGWRFPDVHIQVKVEEQASHALVRGGITTLRRVVENLVLNACEGDGARGAGKVDILARSEPYSGRLELVIADDGPGFPPERLKIPIEGLSTTKPNGTGLGLYTSECLIRASGGTLERNNRPGGGAQLRILLPRELR
- a CDS encoding DUF6992 family protein, whose amino-acid sequence is MRSFRLRPLLAFLVVLLCSMAVPARAAPEAPVASEDSAFRVPGGSPERERFLRDLNAERIEMNRTAVWLLTGWTVLNLAVGTVVYFTAEDPVWRGFHQMNALFNVPVLGAALGSFALLAAQDPERLDLRQSLFRGGLLERGLLVGITLDVASGLLGLYLRERGLRVGSERLEGWGHALLLQGAFLLLFDTSLLVMNIRHQARLLPLVDPSGRGGGVAFVVRL